One genomic window of Macrobrachium rosenbergii isolate ZJJX-2024 chromosome 51, ASM4041242v1, whole genome shotgun sequence includes the following:
- the LOC136833054 gene encoding uncharacterized protein has translation MNTIEIMRRVFAQHGVCVELVSDNGRQFVAEEFKEFMTQNGVKHILIPLITQAVMGRPKIQNMGRQLRTRLDLLLPRCIAAIERKASENETNWNSICTTGSGLSSKYQEGHMDSRSCVLKLGPCTYNVQVDGNLVWKRHIDQMRLILNDSQDNKNELLALDFQIGHSIRPTIAKEFINTREEVSDAVAGAEKNESQM, from the exons ATGAATACCATTGAGATCATGCGGCGGGTATTTGCTCAGCATGGGGTTTGTGTAGAGCTCGTGTCTGATAATGGAAGACAGTTTGTGGCTGAGGAATTTAAAGAGTTCATGACCCAAAATGGTGTAAAGCATATACTGATACCGCTTATCACCCAAGCAGTAATGGGCAGGCCGAAAATACA AAACATGGGTCGGCAGTTACGCACTCGCCTTGATTTACTATTACCCAGATGCATCGCAGCGATTGAAAGAAAAGCCTCAGAGAACGAAACCAATTGGAACTCGATATGTACAACTGGTTCAGGATTATCGTCAAAATACCAAGAAGGGCATATGGACTCGAGGAGTTGTGTTCTTAAATTGGGTCCATGCACATACAATGTACAAGTGGACGGTAACTTAGTATGGAAGAGGCATATTGATCAAATGAGACTGATACTCAATGATTCTCAAGATaacaaaaatgaacttttagCACTTGATTTTCAGATTGGTCATTCTATCAGACCCACCATTGCCAAAGAGTTCATAAATACTCGTGAAGAAGTTAGCGATGCAGTTGCAGGTGCAGAGAAGAATGAATCCCAAATGTAG